The Microterricola viridarii nucleotide sequence CGGGTGAGCGCGGCGACGATGAGCGCCGCGGGGATCGCCTTGCCGGCGACGAAGCCGGCCGCGTAGCCGGCGGCGGCCAGGTCCCCGGTCATGACGAGCGTCGTGGCGGCCTGGGCCAGGAGCACCGCCAGCACGATGCCGGCGGTGTGCGTCCAGAAGCGCTCACCGGCGCGCGCGGTGGCCCACCAGAGCACGCCGAGCAGCACCGGCACGAACACCAGGTATGGCGCGAACGTCCACGCGCCGGCGGCGAGCGAGGGGAGCGCCCCCGACCAGCCCACCAGCGCGAGCAGGCCCGTCGGATCGGCGGCGGCCTGGAGCGCCACCAGTGCCAGCATGGTTGACAGGGCGACTACGGGACGTCGAACCGATTTCATGACACTCCATCGTGACAAGCTTCTGGTGGCGGGACAGCCCGTTCAGCATCAGCCACACGCTCGCGCGTGTCAAATCCAAGCGGTGCTCGGGTTTATCGGGCGGATGCCCGTTGGATCAGACGCCGTACTCCTCGCGCACCGTCTCGCGCAGCTGCTCGCTGCACGCGGCCACGGTGGCGCGCCAATCCGTGATGGCGCCGTCCTTCGCGCGGTCGGAGACGGACTTGAGCACGCGGATCGGCACGCCGAACTGATTGGCCACCCAGATGTACGCGTACGTCTCCATGTCGACGAGCCCGGCGCCGAGCGGGAGGATGACGCCGACGGCCTCCTCGTCGTCGACGAAGTGGTCGCCGGTCGCGATCGTGATGCCCTCGCGGCCGGTCTCGACGCGGGCCGGCAGGGACACGTGCTGCCCCACGATCCCGTCGACATCGGTGACGTCGTGCTGGATGGCGGCATCCACGTCGTACACCCTGGACGTGAGGAGGGGGTTGATCGCGCCCGCGGTGCCGACCACGAGGATCTCGTCGTAGTCGCCGGCGTCCAGCGCACGGGTCAGCGCGAAGGTCGCCTGCAGCTTGCCCGGGCCGGTGACCAAGCGGTCGAAGCCCGGGAGCTCGGCGGGGAATGCGGTCAGTTCGGCCTCGAGGGCGGCAACAAGAAGTTTCACGCTTCCATTGTCGCCTGACTGAGTGAAGTGCCACCGCGAAAGGGTTTCAGAGGCGTGCCCCCCCCGGCAGGATTCGAACCTGCGACCAAGAGATGAGAAGCACCGCGGGTGGGCGGTTCAGAGGGTGCCCCCGGCAGGATTCGAACCTGCGACCAAGAGATGAGAAGCACCGCGGGTAGGCGGTTCAGAGGGTGCCCCCGGCAGGATTCGAACCTGCGACCAAGAGATGAGAAGCGCCGCGGGTAGGTGGTGTCAGTGGTGCCCCGGCAGGATTCGAACCTGCGACCAAGAGATGAGAAGCACCGCGGGTAGGTGGTGTCAGTGGTGCCCCCGGCAGGATTCGAACCTGCGACCAAGAGATGAGAAGCACCGCGTGTGGGGGTTGTGAGGGGTGCCCCCGGCAGGATTCGAACCTGCGACCAAGAGATTAGAAGGCTCCTGCTCTATCCCCTGAGCTACGGAGGCGCACCATGACTACGATACCGCAGCAGCCTCGGCGCAATTGCAAGCGGGGGAGGGTGTCGGTTCGCCTCGGTAGACTCAAGCCCATGACGAATGCGAGCGACCGTCTGGTCTGGATCGACTGTGAAATGACGGGCCTCGATCTCGAGGTCGACGAACTGGTAGAGATTGCGGTGGTGATCACCGACTACGACCTGAAGGCCGTGGACGAGGGTTTCAGTATCGTGATCAAGCCCGACGACTCTGCGATGGAGTCGATGAACGATTTCGTGCGCAACATGCACACCACCTCGGGGTTGATTGAGGAGATTCCGCAGGGCGTGAGCGTCGCGGAGGCCGAGTATCAGGTGCTGGAGTACGTGCTCAAGCACGTTCCCACCGAGCAGAAGGCTCCGCTGGCCGGCAACACCATCGGCACCGACCGGGCGTTCTTGGCCAAATTCATGCCGCGCCTGGATGGACACCTCCACTACCGCAACGTCGACGTCTCCTCAATCAAGGAACTTTCGCGCCGTTGGTTCCCCCGGGTGTACTTCAACGCGCCGAAAAAGGACGGTGGACACCGGGCTTTGGCAGATATTTTGGAATCAATTCGAGAGCTGGAATATTACCGACGCGCCGTGTTTGTCGCGGATCCTGGGCCCACGACGGAGCAGGTGCAGGCGGTGTCGGCGAGCGTTGTGTCCGATTTCGCTCCGCGGATGTAATACACTCATTGAGTTGCCTTCTTCGAGTTCGCGAGAAGCAGGCGCATGGTGGGTATAGCTCAGCTGGTAGAGCGCCTGGTTGTGGTCCAGGAGGTCGCGGGTTCAAGCCCCGTTACTCACCCCAAGTTGTTTCAGAAGGGCATCCGATGCCAGTCGAGATGAGCGAAGAGGACTTCGAAGCCCTCGTCGCAGATGAACTCGATCTGCTCCCGGATGACATGATGGCCGGCCTGGAGAACGTGCAGTTCTCGGTCGAGGATCGCGCAGAAGACGGCTCGATGAGCCTGTTCGGCCTGTACCACGGCATCGCTTTGACGCACCGTGGAAACTACGGATTCGGCGAGCTGCCGGACCTCATCACGATCTACCGTGACGCCCACCTCGCCCACTGCAACGACATCGACGAGTTGCGAGACCAGATCCACGTGACTTTGGTGCACGAGATCGGCCACTTCTACGGCATGGACGACGACCAGCTGCACGAGCTCGGCTGGGGTTAGGCACCGGATGCCGGACCTCACGCTGCGCGGCGGAGTCGGTGCCCGCATCGACACCGAGATCGAGATCAAACGCTCGCGCTTCCTCTGTCGGCTGGTCCGCGTCGAGGATGAGGCGGCCGCGCGCGCCGAGATCGACGCGGCCCGCCGCGAGGAGTGGAACGCCAGGCACCACTGCTCGGCCTTCGTGCTGGGCCCGGCATCCGCCCCCGACCAGGTGCGCCGCTCGAACGACGACGGCGAGCCGTCCGGCACAGCGGGCCGTCCCATGCTGGAGGCGCTCAGCGGCCGCGAGTTCATCGACACCGTCGCGGTGGTCAGTCGGTACTTCGGCGGCGTCCTGCTGGGCGCTGGCGGCCTCGTGCGCGCCTATTCGGATGCCGTGCTCGCCGCCGTCGACGCGGCGCATGCCGAGGACGCCGTGGTCGCGCGTGAGCGGCGCGAGCTCTACACGCTGGCACTCGCGCACGCCGACGCCGGCCGGATCGAGGCCGAGCTGCGCCAGCGGGGCGTGAACATTCTCGGAACCGAATATGGCAGCCGCGCCGTCGTGAAGCTGAGTGGCCCGGACGAGGCCGCGCTGCGCGCTATCGTTGCCGGTGTCACCGCCGGTGGAGGCCTACTCGAGTCCGCCGGGTACGAGCTGATCGACGTCGAGCTCTAGCCCGCCCCATCCGCGGCGCGGCCCCCTCCAGCCGGCGGGATCCTCCGATGGCCGCCCGGCGGCCGGAGCACACGACTACTCCGCCCAGCAGTCAGCGGCCCTACGCTTCCTCCGCCACGGCCTCCTCGTCCGACGGGCGGGCCGTGTAGTCGCGGGAGCGCTTGCGCAGCGCGAGACCGGTGAGCGGGAACAGCAGCACCGAGAACATCCCGGCGGCGACGAGGGCAGCCGCCGTGCCGGAGTCCAGCGCACCCGTGTCGATGCCGATCGCGGTGACCGCAACGATGATCGGCAGGCCGGTCGCCCCGAACAGCAGCAACGCGCCTCGATCGGCGAGGGTGCTGCCGCGCGGGGCGGCGAGCGTGCTCGGCAGGCCGCGGACGACGAGCAGCGCCAGCACGAAGATCGGCAGCAGCAGAAGCGCCTGCGGATCACCGATGAGGCCGTCCAGATCGAAGGTGACCCCCGTGTTGATGAAGAAGATCGGCACCAGGAAGCCGAAGCCGATGGCCTCGATCTTGGCCTCGACCAGTGTGGCGTCCGCTTCCGGCGCCCCGGTGAGCAACACCCGGTAGAGCACCCCGGCCGCGAACGCGCCGAGCAGCATGTCGATGCCGAGCGCCACGCTCAGCCCCACGAGTGAGACGAGCACCAAGATCACGAGGCGCACCGCGAACTGGCCGCTGGTGTGCAGCGTCGCAGTGATCAGGGCGTGCATGCTCCGGCCGGCACCGATCGCCGCCAGCCAGATCGCGGCCCCCGTGATGAGCGCGAAACCGATGAGCACGATGGTGGCGTGCAGAGGAGTGGTTCCGGAGAGGAACAGCGTGATCGCGAGCAAGGGGCCGAACTCGCCGACGGCCCCGACCGCGGTCGTCGCGATCCCGAACGGGGTGCGCAGCTCACCGGCATCCCGCAGCACCGGCATGATCGTGCCGAGCGCCGTCGACGTCAGCGCGATGCCGATGAACACGCCCGCACCGACGGTGGGCGAGAACAGGATGCCGGCGGCGACCCCGACGGCGAGCGAGAGCAGCCAGCCGAGCCCAGCCCGCATCATGGGGCGGCCGGCGATGCGGGCGAAGTCGATCTCGTTGCCCGCGAGGAAGAACAGCATGGCCAGGCCGAAGTCGGCCAGCGTCTCGGTGAAGGGGCCCGGCTGCACCCAGCCGAGCAGCGACGGCCCGAGCAGGATGCCGAGGACGATCTCGAACACCACCAGGGGGATCTTGACGAATCGCCCGAGGCCCCGGCCGAGCAGAGGTGCGGCGACGGCGATCGCGGCAATCAGGATCAGCGAGGGGATTGAGATGTCCATTCGGCTCCTGCCTGCAGCGCTCGCACGGCGCGTTCTGCAGGCGATGATAGCGAAGCGCGCCTTCCGTGCGCAGCCCCGCGCGGCTCGCGCGGTAGATTCGACGCATGCACGCGCTTCAGTCTCAGATCATCGCCGAGCTCCACGTGAGCCCGAGCATCGACGCCGCCGCCGAGATCCGCCGGCGCATCGAATTCCTCACCGCATACCTGCGCCGCACCGGCGCGCGCGGTCTGGTGCTCGGCATCAGCGGCGGTCAGG carries:
- a CDS encoding phosphorylase family protein; protein product: MKLLVAALEAELTAFPAELPGFDRLVTGPGKLQATFALTRALDAGDYDEILVVGTAGAINPLLTSRVYDVDAAIQHDVTDVDGIVGQHVSLPARVETGREGITIATGDHFVDDEEAVGVILPLGAGLVDMETYAYIWVANQFGVPIRVLKSVSDRAKDGAITDWRATVAACSEQLRETVREEYGV
- the orn gene encoding oligoribonuclease, which produces MTNASDRLVWIDCEMTGLDLEVDELVEIAVVITDYDLKAVDEGFSIVIKPDDSAMESMNDFVRNMHTTSGLIEEIPQGVSVAEAEYQVLEYVLKHVPTEQKAPLAGNTIGTDRAFLAKFMPRLDGHLHYRNVDVSSIKELSRRWFPRVYFNAPKKDGGHRALADILESIRELEYYRRAVFVADPGPTTEQVQAVSASVVSDFAPRM
- a CDS encoding metallopeptidase family protein → MPVEMSEEDFEALVADELDLLPDDMMAGLENVQFSVEDRAEDGSMSLFGLYHGIALTHRGNYGFGELPDLITIYRDAHLAHCNDIDELRDQIHVTLVHEIGHFYGMDDDQLHELGWG
- a CDS encoding IMPACT family protein; the encoded protein is MPDLTLRGGVGARIDTEIEIKRSRFLCRLVRVEDEAAARAEIDAARREEWNARHHCSAFVLGPASAPDQVRRSNDDGEPSGTAGRPMLEALSGREFIDTVAVVSRYFGGVLLGAGGLVRAYSDAVLAAVDAAHAEDAVVARERRELYTLALAHADAGRIEAELRQRGVNILGTEYGSRAVVKLSGPDEAALRAIVAGVTAGGGLLESAGYELIDVEL
- a CDS encoding cation:proton antiporter codes for the protein MDISIPSLILIAAIAVAAPLLGRGLGRFVKIPLVVFEIVLGILLGPSLLGWVQPGPFTETLADFGLAMLFFLAGNEIDFARIAGRPMMRAGLGWLLSLAVGVAAGILFSPTVGAGVFIGIALTSTALGTIMPVLRDAGELRTPFGIATTAVGAVGEFGPLLAITLFLSGTTPLHATIVLIGFALITGAAIWLAAIGAGRSMHALITATLHTSGQFAVRLVILVLVSLVGLSVALGIDMLLGAFAAGVLYRVLLTGAPEADATLVEAKIEAIGFGFLVPIFFINTGVTFDLDGLIGDPQALLLLPIFVLALLVVRGLPSTLAAPRGSTLADRGALLLFGATGLPIIVAVTAIGIDTGALDSGTAAALVAAGMFSVLLFPLTGLALRKRSRDYTARPSDEEAVAEEA